In Pseudomonadaceae bacterium SI-3, the sequence CAGCAAAGTGTGTTTCTGCGCGAGGTCGACTACGTGGACGACCTGCTGGCTGAACGTTTTGCCGCACGCGGTCAGATCAGTTTGGTCAACCACCGCGACCACTTCGCCGACCGGCCACTGGCTACTCGCGAAAACCTTTCCCGCGCGATTGCCCGGCTGGCCGAGCGCAGCGGCCCGGAAGACCTGATCTTCATCTACTTAACCAGTCACGGCTCGGCAGACCATCAGTTGGTCCTCGCGCAACCCCGGCTGGCGCTGGAGAACTTGCCAGCCGCGGACCTGTCGGCGCTGATGCAGCCACTTGCCGAACGCAACAAGATCATTGTCATCTCTGCTTGCTATTCCGGCGGGTTCATCGAGCCGCTGAAAAGCCCCAACACGCTCATCATTACCGCAGCTCGTGCCGACCGCGTGTCGTTTGGCTGCTCCGAGGAGAGCGACTTCACCTACTTCGGCCGCGCTCTATTTGCCGAGGCCTTGCAGGAAACTCCGGATATTGTGCAGGCATTCACGCTGGCACAGGCGAGGGTTGCCGAACGGGAACAAGCCGACCACTATCAAGCTTCGGAGCCGCAGATATGGGCGCCCGAGCAGGTTGTCGAACGCTGGCGAGTGCTGAGCAGACAGCAACCAGCGCCATCTGACTGATCGTTACAGGAAGCCAAACCATGTATCTGACGCCACAGCGTATTTTGCTTGCCGGCGCCACCGGGCTAACCGGCGAGCACCTGCTCGACCGCCTGCTCAACGAACCCACAGTAGAGTGCGTGCTCGCCCCCAGCCGCAAGCAATTAGCCACACACCCGCGGCTTGAGAACGCGATTGGCCCGCTGCAGACGCTGCTGCCGGAGCTGTCGGGTGACATCGACACCGCGTTTTGCTGCCTGGGTAGCACGCTGAAGGAAGCAGGCAGCCAGGACGCCTTTCGCGCCATCGACCATGACCTGGTTGTCGCCTTCGCCAAACGCGCTCGGGAGATGGGCGCGCGACACCTACTGGTAATCAGCTCGCTGGGAGCCGACCCCGCCAGTTCTATTTTTTACTGCCGTGTCAAAGGCGAGGTGGAGCAGGCGCTACGCGCCCAGAACTGGCCGCAACTGACCATCGTGCGACCTTCGCAGCTGCTCGGGCCACGCATGCAGGTCCGCCCAGTCGAACGGCTGACCGCCCCGCTCTCCTATCTGTTGCCCGGCAAATACAGGGGTATCTCTGCCTGCTCTCTGGCGCGGGCGCTCTGGCGCCTGGCGCTGGAGGAAGGCGAAGGTACGCGGGTGGTTGAGTCAGACGAATTGCGAAGACTGGGCCGGTAACCGTTTCAAGCTGCGTTAATGCCGCGCGCAGCTTGTGTAAACCAGGCGTTTTTATGGTCTTGGCATGCTGCGGCGTGGTCAGTGCTTGATGAAGTGCTCGCGGTAATGGCGCAGCTCGGCAATCGACTCGCGGATGTCGTCCAGCGCCAGGTGCGTACCACCTTTCTTGAAACCAGCCAGTACCTCAGGCGCCCAGCGCGCGGCCAATTCTTTGAGCGTCGAAACGTCCAGGTTGCGGTAGTGAAAGTAGGCTTCCAGGCGCGGCATGCGGCGGTAAAGGAAACGCCGATCCTGGCAGATGCTGTTGCCGCAGATCGGCGACTTGCCCTTAGGCACCCACTGCTCAAGAAACGCCAGCGTCTGCGCCTCGGCGTCCTCGGTAGTGATCTGGCTGTCGCGCACCCGCTGAGTCAGGCCGGAACCGCCATGCTGGCGCGTATTCCACTCGTCCATACCGGCAAGGATTTCATCGCTCTGATGGATGGCAATCACCGGCCCTTCGGCCAGCACGTTGAGCTGACTGTCGGTAACGATGGTTGCCATTTCGATGATGACGTCGTTGTCAGGATCCAGACCGGTCATTTCCAGATCGATCCAGATGAGATTTTGCGGGTTCTGCATGGTGAACTCCTTGGCTGTGGCGCGCAGTTTAGCCGCTCGCGGAGCGGCCGTCAGGTTGCGGGGCCGCCCCGGGCCGCCAGATCAGCAGGCGTGAACGCCGCCAGTCATCGATGGCCAGAGTTTCCTGCGCCTCAACGCCAGGCACCTCGAAGCTGTTACTGATCAACAGCGCATCCGGACTCATCTCGGCCCGAGCCTTCTGCCACAACGCGGGCATGGGAGCAGGCGAGAGAAAGCAATAGACCACATCGTAGCCGGCCAGCGGTTCGCGCCAGAAGCTGCGAAAACGCACCCGGCAGTTGCGCTGGAACAAACAGCGCAACCAGCACAATGCAAAGGTGAGCGGCGCCGTCTCGACACCGACGAAACGTGCGGATGGATAAAGCCGCGCCAACCGCAGGAGAGTGCCGCCGAGCCCACTGCCCAGATCAACGAAACTGAATCCATCGGGCAGCGCCTGCAGCCGTTGCGCCAGCTGCTGCTCGGCTACCGAACCAGTGAGATACAGGGGAACCCGCTCGGTCAGGGCGTTCCAGTTCAACATCAGCAAGATTAGAAAGCCGACCAGCAACAACCAGGGTGGCAGCGCATGGTCTTGAAGAAGCACCAGCCCCGGCACGAAGCCAAGATTGATTGGCAGCCACCAGCGCGACAATCCGAGGCGCTGACCGGTCAATGCAGCAACCGCACCTTGCAGACAGGCAGCCCCTAAAAGGCTGAGGTGCCAGCCCAGCAGTCGCGCCAACGCAAGCAGCAACAGCCAGCACAGCAGCAGCGACAGCACTTGACTGAGCAGCGCCAGCAAGGCGGGATAACGAGTAAGTGAGGAGACAGGCATGGGCGCTCGCCGCCAACCGTAGAGACTGCCTAGTCTACCGGCCAAAAGCCCAGCAAAAACAGGCCCGCAGCCTGCACTCACGGGCATGTTAGACTCGCCCTCTTTTCATACCTGGGCACCCACGCAATGGCCAAACGCCAACTCAACCGCCGGCAAAGCTGGCGCATCGAGAAGATCCAGGAAGAACGCGCCACACGCGCGGCGCGGCGGGAATCGCGCACAGTGGAAGAGCTCGAGGGCGGCGATCTCGGCCCGGAACAGACCGGCCTGGTCATCGCTCACTTCGGCGTGCAGGTTGAAGTTGAGGCTCAGGAAGGCGAGCACTGCGGTCAGGTGTTCCGCTGCCACCTGCGTGCAAACCTGCCAGCGCTGGTGACCGGCGATCGAGTGGTCTGGCGTCCAGGCAACCAGGGCATCGGTGTAATCGTTGCGCAACTGCCGCGTCAGTCCGAGCTCTGCCGGCCAGACACTCGCGGTCAGCTCAAGCCAGTGGCCGCCAACGTCGACCTGATCGTCATCGTTTTCGCCCCGTTGCCGGAGCCGCACGCCAATCTCATCGACCGCTACCTGATCGCAGCCGAGCATGCCGGTATCACGCCGCTGTTGCTGCTGAACAAGGCAGACCTGATTGATGCCCAGAACGAAGGTGCGCTCAACGCCCTGCTGGCCGTCTACCGCACCCTGGGCTATCCCCTGATGGAGGTGTCCGCGCATGACGGCGCAGGCATGGAGGCGCTGCAAGCGCGCCTCGACGGGCACGTCAGCGTGTTCGTCGGCCAGTCCGGGGTGGGCAAATCGTCGCTGGTGAACAGCCTTTTGCCTGGCGTCGACACCCGGGTGGGTGCGCTGTCAGAGATGACCGGTAAGGGAACGCATACCACCACGACCGCGCGGCTGTTTCATTTCCCCGGCGGTGGTGAGCTAATCGACTCGCCGGGCATCCGCGAATTCGGCCTGGGCCACGTAAGCCGCTCTGATGTCGAGGCCGGCTTCATCGAGTTCCAGGACCTGCTGGGTCACTGCCGCTTTCGCGACTGCAAGCATGACCGTGAGCCGGGCTGCGCGTTGCTCAAGGCACTGGAGCAGGGGCAAATCCAGCCACAACGCATGGCCAGTTACCGACATATCATCAGTAGCCTACCGGAAGCCGACTACTGACATTTGCTTGACCAGCCGCCGTTGAGCCGCCCGGCTCAGTTACCGCCAGGCTGGTCGAATTGCAGCACGCCGTCCTCGAAGATGTTCAGCCGCTCGCGCAACTGCGGTGCTTGCAGCGGCGCGGTAGGCGCTGCCGAGGGCGCCGATGTATCGCCTGCGGAGGTGGGCTCTGACGCTGCGTCTTTCCCCGTCGCGTCCGACTGCTCACCCTCGATATCGCGCTGCGCTTTCTTGGTCAACACCAGGATATCGATGCGGCGATTGACGGGATTCAACGGGTCCTCCCGATCAAACAAGGCCGAAGAGGCATAGCCCACCACCCGGGCAATCTGTTCCTCTGGATAGCTACCCGCAACCAAGGCGCGCCGAGCTGCATTGGCCCGCCCTGCCGACAACTCCCAGTTACCGAATTCGCCGCGCCCAGAATAGGGCTTGGCATCGGTGTGCCCGCTAACGCTGATCTTGTTCGGCACCGCACGGATGGTATCGGCCATCGCCAGCAGAATATCCTCGAAGTACGGCTGCAATTGGGCACTGCCTAGGGCAAACATAGGACGATTGGCCGCATCCATGATCTGAATGCGCAAGCCGTCCTGAGTGATCTCGAACAGGATCTGGTCCTTGAAGCGGGTCAGCTCCGGATTTTCGTCAACCTTGTTCTGAAGTTCCTGAAGCAACAGATCGAGACGTTCGCGCTCCAACTGCTCGGCGAAGGTTTCCGCCTGATCGGCGTCCATCTTTGACTCGCTCTGCTGAACAGCCGGGTCGACCGTATCGTTCAAGGTGCGATCCGGCGCAGGCGTTGGGGTACCGCCCAGATCGATCACATGCGGACTGGCGCTTTCAGTGAAGCCAATCGGGTCCTGGAAATAGCCCGAAATCGCACGTTTCTGTTCGGGCGTGGCCGAGGACATCAGCCACATCACCATAAAGAACGCCATCATGGCGGTCGCAAAGTCGGCGAAGGCAATCTTCCAAGCGCCACCGTGGTGGCCCGCGGCGACCTTCTTGACCCGCTTGACGATGATTGGTTGGGTATTGTCCATGATTGCGCTTAGCTACCACGCATCGCTTGTTCAAGCTCAGCAAAACTTGGACGGTGCGCCGGCAGCAGCACCTTGCGACCAAACTCCACCGCCAGCGTCGGCGGCATCCCGGACGCCGAGGCCACCAGGGTCGCCTTGATGCCCTCGTACAGATTCAGTTCTTCCTTGGCGTCGTGCTCGAGCGCCGCCGCCAGCGGGCCGAAGAAGCCGTAGGACGCCAGAATGCCGAGGAAGGTACCTACCAGGGCCGTACCAACTTTCTCACCGATCTCCGCGTTGGTTGCCGAAGCGAGCACCGACATGGTGATCACGATACCCAGTACCGCAGCTACGATCCCCATCGCTGGCAAGCCGTCTGCAATCTTCGCCACGGCGTGAGACGGATGTTCAAGCTCTTCCTTGAGGCCGTTGAGCTCCATGTCGAACAGGCCTTCCAGCTCATGCGGGGCCATGTTGCCGGAAGACATGATGCGCAAGTAGTCACAGACGAAGGCTGTCATCCGTTCGTCCTTCAGGATCGCGGGGTACTTGCTGAAAATCGGGCTGGCGGCTGGATCTTCGATGTCGGCTTCGATCGCCATCATGCCCTCGCGGCGGCTCTTGTTGAGGATCTCGTAGAGCATCCCCAGCACTTCCAGGTAGTACTTGTGCGTAAAGCGATTGCCAAACATCTGCAGCGATTTCTTGAACACGATTTTGGTCGTGCTGCCAGGGTTGGCCTGCAGAAAGCCGCCAAGTGCGGCACCACCGATGATCATTACCTCGAACGGGTGAATGAGTGCGGCGACTTTGCCGCCGGACAGAATGAAACCGCCAAGGACGCTGGCGATTACCACGATGATGCCGATTATTTTTGCCATAGGTAGGTACGTCTAAAACCTGATCTCAGGGCACCTGAAACAAGCCGCGCGATGTCGCACGATCTCGATTGGGGTCAGGCGGAAGGGCAGATGAAAAGAATTGTTCTGGTTATCGGAACTTTTGCGCCAGACTAAAGGCCATCCCGATGAAATGCTAGTTCGGCGGCGCCATGACTACGACACCACTCCCCCGCACGCTTGAAGCCTGGCTCAAGACGTTGGACGCCGTTGTCCTGCCGGCGGCTGCCGGTCCCTATGCCCGCGTGCAAAGGGCCTTGGGCGACAGCAGCCTTTCCATGCGCGAAATTTCAGACCTCATTCAGGAAAGCCCGGTCCTCGCACTTACCGTGATCCGCGAAGCCAACCGCAGCGCGGCATCAACCAGCAAACCGGCCGAGAGCCTTGAGGTTGCACTGAGCCGCATCGGCTTGAAGCGCGCCGAAGCCCTGTTCGCGAAAGTGCCCGCCGCGCAGCCAACCGATATTCCAGCGCCATTGCGGCAGTTGATGTTGATCAGCAGTCACGCCAGCCAGCAGGCAAACGGGTTGTTCGCCTCACGCCTCGCGCGGCTCTGGCAGGAGATCCACTGGAGCAGCCTGCTGTTCCTCTCGCCGGCATGGGCACTTGTCGCCGCGCACCCGCAGTTGCTGGAAGACTGGGAGCAGCGCGTTCTGGTCAAGCGCGAGCCCGCTCGCCAGGTCGAGCAGTCATTGCTCGGCGTCTCCTTGCTCGAGCTCTGCATTGCCACCGCCGAGCATTGGGGGCTGCCCGGCTGGATTGCCCAAGGCTACCGGCTCCTCAACGAACACCGGCGGATGCTGATCAAGGCACTGCATATCGCTCGCGATAATGAACACCCCTTGCACCAGCAACAAATGCTCGACGCCGACCCCGCACTGCGCCGCTGGCTCACCTTGCCGAGCAACACCATTATGCTCGCCAACGGCCTGGCGCTGTCGGCGCACCACAGCTGGAGCGGCATTCACAGCCTGCGCTGGCAGCGGCTCGCCGGGCTCTACCTTCAGGTCCCGCTCGCCGAATTGCAGCAAATGGCGCATCAGCAGGCGGTGGCCAGCGCCCGCGTGATCGGCCCAACCGAACTGTGGCATCCGGCCCAGGGCCTGCTCTGGCCATGGGAAAGCCTATTCCAGGTGGAAGAAGCCGCGAAACTGCCAGACACCGAAACCCTGGCCCAATGGCGCGAGCATTGCCGCGAGCTGCTCAGCGTCCCCTGCCCATTCGACAATGTGCTGCAACTCACTGCGACGGCCTGCAAAGCACTGACGTGCGCCGGCATGGAACGCGTTCTGTTGCTGCTGGTAGATCGCAAGCAACAGCGCCTGGTCGGCCAGCAGGCCGGCGGACTGCCAAACGAAGCAGCCCGGCTGACGCTCGATCCCGAGCAAAGCCAGGTGTTGCGCAGATTGCTGGAAAAACCAGCGTTATTAAGGCTCAAGCCGGATAACCTCGCCCAATTCACAGCGCTGTTGCCCGGCGCATTGAAAGCCCTGTTCCCCAGCGAACATGTCCTGTTGCGCTCCGTCGGCCTGGAAGACCGGGTGGTGATGCTGCTGGTGGTCGATCAGAACAATACCGCTTTCAGTGAGACGGGCGTGCAGGCCTTCACCAAGACGGTCCAGTGCATCGAGCGCGCCCTGGCGACGTTCAGCAAACGCGCCCGCTGATTTTTTCGCTAGACTGCTCCTTTCTGTCCGCTCGAGGCTTGCCGTGTCCGCCTTTTCCACCCTGCCGCTGGTAATCGAACCGGCCGATCTGGCCGAGCGCTTGAATGCTCCCGAGCTGATTCTGGTCGACTTGACCAGTGCGGCCCGCTACGCCGAGGGCCACGTGCCTGGCGCTCGCTTCGTCGATCCCAAGCAGACTCAGCTCGGCCAACCACCGGCGCCGGGGCAACTGCCCGGCAAACCTCAGCTGGAAGCACTATTTGGCGCGTTGGGGCATCGTGCCGACGCTGTCTATGTGGTGTACGACGACGAAGGGGGCGGCTGGGCCGGCCGATTCATCTGGCTGCTTGATGTCATCGGCCATTCCAATTACCACTACCTGAACGGCGGGTTGCACGCCTGGCTGGCAGAACAGCGCCCCCTGTCGCAAGACAGCCCTGTCGCTGCAGGCGGCCCGGTCCCCCTACAGTTGGACGAAACCCCTAGCGCGACCCGCGAGTATCTCGAAAGCCGGCTCGGTGCCGCCGACCTGGTGATCTGGGATGCGCGCTCGCCGGAAGAGTATCGCGGCGAGAAAGTGCTCGCAGCGCGCGCGGGGCATATCCCCGGCGCAATCAACTTCGAGTGGACCGCAGCCATGGACCCGGCACGCGCCATGCGCATCCGCGAAGACATCGCTGAACGGCTGGAAGCGCTCGGCATCACCGCCGACAAAGAAATTGTCACCCACTGCCAGACGCATCATCGCTCCGGCTTCACCTACCTGCTGGCCAAGGCATTGGGCTATCCGCGCGTCAAGGGATACCCTGGCTCCTGGGGCGAATGGGGCAATCTACCCGACACCCCGATCCAGCAATGAAAAGGTTATCCATGAAAGATCGCTTGTTTGTATTAAGCCAGTATCTGCTGCCACATCATCTGATTTCGCGCCTCGCCGGCTGTCTCGCCGAGTGCCGCCTGCCCTGGGTGAAAAACACGTTCATCAAGGCGTTCATTCGTCATTTTGGCGTGCCGATGCACGAAGCTCAGATCGAAGAGCCGACTGCTTTCGAACATTTCAATGCCTTCTTCACCCGCGCTTTGAAAGACGGCGCTCGCCCACTTGATCCGACACCCGCTGCGGTCCTCAACCCCTGCGATGGCGCCATCAGCCAGCTCGGCAAGATCGAGCAAGGGCGGATCTTTCAAGCCAAGGGTCACACCTACAGCGTGATGGAACTGCTCGGCGGCGATCACCAACGTGCCGCGCCCTTCATGGGTGGAGACTTCGCCACCGTATACCTATCGCCCAAGGACTATCATCGGGTGCATATGCCGCTGACCGGCACCCTGCGGGAGATGGTTTACATACCGGGCCGCATCTTCTCGGTGAACACCGTCACCGCTGAAGGCGTCCCGGAGTTGTTCGCTCGCAATGAGCGGGTGGTCTGCCTGTTCGATACCGAACACGGGCCAATGGCCATGGTATTAGTCGGCGCCATGATCGTCGCCAGCATCGAGACCGTGTGGGCCGGATTGGTTACGCCGCCCAAGCGCTCGCTCAAGACCTTTCACTATGACGAAGCAGCGCGGGCACCCATACGGCTGGAGAAAGGGGCGGAAATGGGCCGCTTCAAGCTCGGCTCCACTGTGATCCTGCTGTTTGGACCGGACCGGGTCAGCTGGGCTGAACACTTGGGGGCCTTGACGCCGGTCCGCATGGGGGAAGGGCTGGGCCAGGCGAAGTCGGAGGGTGACATCGTGGCGCCGCCACCGGTCTCACCTCAGGTCTGACACCGCCAATGGTCGGCGGACGCTGGCCAATTGCTCCGGGTTCGCTATGATTGCTTGCAACGATTGCATATTGATATCACGGCGTGGCGGGCCTCCCCAGTTCACCACCGCCGTTGGTGGTACGGCTGCAGGCATGCCACGGAGTTTATCGCTTGGATAACCAGAGCCAGCCATTACTGTTGCGTGTGTCGACGCCGAATTGCCAGGAGTTATCCTTCTGCGAACCCAACGTGCGCGGCGTCAAACGCTGGCTTTCCGGCCTGCCTAAGGCGAACCTCGGCGAGACCGCGCGACAGCTATACCAGGCCATGCGCGAGCTCAATCAGCTTCGCACGACCGCGGCCAACCGATTGCAGCTGCTCGAGTTGCTGCGACCAGAGATCCATTTCGTCTGCCGGGAACTGGAACGCTACTTCATCAACCAGCCTATCGTGCTCGGCGAACGCCCGCGCAAGGTGGCTAGCCTGTGCCAAGCACTGCACAACCATCTCGCGATTGGCTACAAATTGATCTCCGCCGAGCTGGCCCCACAGACTGGACGTGACCGCCTGCAGTTGCTCACCATTGCCCTGCAGCGGGCCATCCGCAGCCTTTGCGCAATGCTCGTGCGCTCCACCCAGCTCTACAGCCCGACGCCTGATGGCCTGTGGCTGGAGCTGCATCAGCTGTACGCAATAGCCGTCGCCCAAGGCATACACCGCACCCTCGTGCAGGACGAATTGTGCTATCAGGTTCCCGGCCTCAGTACGGAACAGAGCTACATCGTTGCGCTGATGCTGGGCAGCGCCCGCTGCAACCAGATGCGGCAGCAAGGTATCGGCCAACTCGCACAACTGCTCGAACCCTGGAGCGCCTTGGTCCAGCTGCAGGCTGGGTTGGGGCCGACCAGCCTGTTCGGCGTGTCCCCACGCATCGATGGTCCACCGCGCTATCGATCGATGTTTCCCGCCAACGAACGCTCCGATCTGCTCGGCATTGACCCGCATGCTCTGGTCAAAGCCATCCAGTCGCACCTGCAGTTGCCAGCCACCGAGAATAAAACGCTCGCCATCCCCGAAGGGTTGAATCCGGACCTATTGCAGCATTTGATTGCCGCCTGGGGTGACATCTCCGAGCGCAGCTTTCAACGCGCCCCGACAAAAGGGTCGATGACCCTGTGCATCGGCATGAGCGCATTGCATTACTACCTGGCAGGCCAGCGCCCGTTCGGCGAGCTGCTGAAACGCCCTGACGCGACTCGATCAGCTGTGTTCAAGCTGAACAATGCCGCACCTGACGTCTGGTCCGTGGCGTTCGACGCCCAGGTGGTCGTTGAAGAGGAGCGACTTCCAGAAGAGGACCACATTGAGTTCGTCCGCCCGGTTACCGCACCGTCCAAGGCGATCGAGGAAGACGAGGCCGCACAACCTAAAGCCGATAGCCCATTTTCAACATTCGAAGTGCAAAGGGTCGACCAGAGCCCAGGCGGTTACTGCCTGTCCTGGCCGGGCGAGGTCCCGGCCCAACTCCAGGCTGGCGAGCTGCTCGGCCTGCAGGACGCCACCAGCCAGACCTGGAGCGTCGCAGTGGTGCGCTGGGTCCGTCAGGTCCGCGGCAGCGGGCCGCAGATGGGCGTTGAACTCATCGCGCCCCAAGCACAGCCTTGCGGGCTTCGCCTGCTGCGCAAAACCGATCAGGGCAGCGAATATCTGCGCGCCCTGCTCCTGCCGGAAATCAGCGTGGTCTCGCGTCCGGCTACGCTGATCGTCCCCCGTTTGCCCTTCCAAGAAGGCCAGAAAGTGCAGATCAACCAGAACGGTGACGAGCACCGCGCGATGCTCTGTCGCCGGCAGGCGGGCACCAGCAGCTATAACCAGTTCGAGTATCAGCTGGTGGGCCTCACCGCCTCCCCCCAGGAGACGCCGATCACAGCGCGGGGCACCCAGGCGACTTCACGGGGTGAAGATTTTGACTCGCTCTGGAACACGCTGTAGATTGCCGATCACC encodes:
- a CDS encoding nucleoside-diphosphate sugar epimerase: MYLTPQRILLAGATGLTGEHLLDRLLNEPTVECVLAPSRKQLATHPRLENAIGPLQTLLPELSGDIDTAFCCLGSTLKEAGSQDAFRAIDHDLVVAFAKRAREMGARHLLVISSLGADPASSIFYCRVKGEVEQALRAQNWPQLTIVRPSQLLGPRMQVRPVERLTAPLSYLLPGKYRGISACSLARALWRLALEEGEGTRVVESDELRRLGR
- a CDS encoding oligoribonuclease, which produces MQNPQNLIWIDLEMTGLDPDNDVIIEMATIVTDSQLNVLAEGPVIAIHQSDEILAGMDEWNTRQHGGSGLTQRVRDSQITTEDAEAQTLAFLEQWVPKGKSPICGNSICQDRRFLYRRMPRLEAYFHYRNLDVSTLKELAARWAPEVLAGFKKGGTHLALDDIRESIAELRHYREHFIKH
- a CDS encoding trans-aconitate methyltransferase; this encodes MPVSSLTRYPALLALLSQVLSLLLCWLLLLALARLLGWHLSLLGAACLQGAVAALTGQRLGLSRWWLPINLGFVPGLVLLQDHALPPWLLLVGFLILLMLNWNALTERVPLYLTGSVAEQQLAQRLQALPDGFSFVDLGSGLGGTLLRLARLYPSARFVGVETAPLTFALCWLRCLFQRNCRVRFRSFWREPLAGYDVVYCFLSPAPMPALWQKARAEMSPDALLISNSFEVPGVEAQETLAIDDWRRSRLLIWRPGAAPQPDGRSASG
- a CDS encoding small ribosomal subunit biogenesis GTPase RsgA codes for the protein MAKRQLNRRQSWRIEKIQEERATRAARRESRTVEELEGGDLGPEQTGLVIAHFGVQVEVEAQEGEHCGQVFRCHLRANLPALVTGDRVVWRPGNQGIGVIVAQLPRQSELCRPDTRGQLKPVAANVDLIVIVFAPLPEPHANLIDRYLIAAEHAGITPLLLLNKADLIDAQNEGALNALLAVYRTLGYPLMEVSAHDGAGMEALQARLDGHVSVFVGQSGVGKSSLVNSLLPGVDTRVGALSEMTGKGTHTTTTARLFHFPGGGELIDSPGIREFGLGHVSRSDVEAGFIEFQDLLGHCRFRDCKHDREPGCALLKALEQGQIQPQRMASYRHIISSLPEADY
- a CDS encoding motility protein MotB, encoding MDNTQPIIVKRVKKVAAGHHGGAWKIAFADFATAMMAFFMVMWLMSSATPEQKRAISGYFQDPIGFTESASPHVIDLGGTPTPAPDRTLNDTVDPAVQQSESKMDADQAETFAEQLERERLDLLLQELQNKVDENPELTRFKDQILFEITQDGLRIQIMDAANRPMFALGSAQLQPYFEDILLAMADTIRAVPNKISVSGHTDAKPYSGRGEFGNWELSAGRANAARRALVAGSYPEEQIARVVGYASSALFDREDPLNPVNRRIDILVLTKKAQRDIEGEQSDATGKDAASEPTSAGDTSAPSAAPTAPLQAPQLRERLNIFEDGVLQFDQPGGN
- the motA gene encoding flagellar motor stator protein MotA, with the translated sequence MAKIIGIIVVIASVLGGFILSGGKVAALIHPFEVMIIGGAALGGFLQANPGSTTKIVFKKSLQMFGNRFTHKYYLEVLGMLYEILNKSRREGMMAIEADIEDPAASPIFSKYPAILKDERMTAFVCDYLRIMSSGNMAPHELEGLFDMELNGLKEELEHPSHAVAKIADGLPAMGIVAAVLGIVITMSVLASATNAEIGEKVGTALVGTFLGILASYGFFGPLAAALEHDAKEELNLYEGIKATLVASASGMPPTLAVEFGRKVLLPAHRPSFAELEQAMRGS
- a CDS encoding histidine kinase, whose protein sequence is MTTTPLPRTLEAWLKTLDAVVLPAAAGPYARVQRALGDSSLSMREISDLIQESPVLALTVIREANRSAASTSKPAESLEVALSRIGLKRAEALFAKVPAAQPTDIPAPLRQLMLISSHASQQANGLFASRLARLWQEIHWSSLLFLSPAWALVAAHPQLLEDWEQRVLVKREPARQVEQSLLGVSLLELCIATAEHWGLPGWIAQGYRLLNEHRRMLIKALHIARDNEHPLHQQQMLDADPALRRWLTLPSNTIMLANGLALSAHHSWSGIHSLRWQRLAGLYLQVPLAELQQMAHQQAVASARVIGPTELWHPAQGLLWPWESLFQVEEAAKLPDTETLAQWREHCRELLSVPCPFDNVLQLTATACKALTCAGMERVLLLLVDRKQQRLVGQQAGGLPNEAARLTLDPEQSQVLRRLLEKPALLRLKPDNLAQFTALLPGALKALFPSEHVLLRSVGLEDRVVMLLVVDQNNTAFSETGVQAFTKTVQCIERALATFSKRAR
- a CDS encoding sulfurtransferase codes for the protein MSAFSTLPLVIEPADLAERLNAPELILVDLTSAARYAEGHVPGARFVDPKQTQLGQPPAPGQLPGKPQLEALFGALGHRADAVYVVYDDEGGGWAGRFIWLLDVIGHSNYHYLNGGLHAWLAEQRPLSQDSPVAAGGPVPLQLDETPSATREYLESRLGAADLVIWDARSPEEYRGEKVLAARAGHIPGAINFEWTAAMDPARAMRIREDIAERLEALGITADKEIVTHCQTHHRSGFTYLLAKALGYPRVKGYPGSWGEWGNLPDTPIQQ
- the psd gene encoding phosphatidylserine decarboxylase codes for the protein MKDRLFVLSQYLLPHHLISRLAGCLAECRLPWVKNTFIKAFIRHFGVPMHEAQIEEPTAFEHFNAFFTRALKDGARPLDPTPAAVLNPCDGAISQLGKIEQGRIFQAKGHTYSVMELLGGDHQRAAPFMGGDFATVYLSPKDYHRVHMPLTGTLREMVYIPGRIFSVNTVTAEGVPELFARNERVVCLFDTEHGPMAMVLVGAMIVASIETVWAGLVTPPKRSLKTFHYDEAARAPIRLEKGAEMGRFKLGSTVILLFGPDRVSWAEHLGALTPVRMGEGLGQAKSEGDIVAPPPVSPQV
- a CDS encoding molecular chaperone, which produces MDNQSQPLLLRVSTPNCQELSFCEPNVRGVKRWLSGLPKANLGETARQLYQAMRELNQLRTTAANRLQLLELLRPEIHFVCRELERYFINQPIVLGERPRKVASLCQALHNHLAIGYKLISAELAPQTGRDRLQLLTIALQRAIRSLCAMLVRSTQLYSPTPDGLWLELHQLYAIAVAQGIHRTLVQDELCYQVPGLSTEQSYIVALMLGSARCNQMRQQGIGQLAQLLEPWSALVQLQAGLGPTSLFGVSPRIDGPPRYRSMFPANERSDLLGIDPHALVKAIQSHLQLPATENKTLAIPEGLNPDLLQHLIAAWGDISERSFQRAPTKGSMTLCIGMSALHYYLAGQRPFGELLKRPDATRSAVFKLNNAAPDVWSVAFDAQVVVEEERLPEEDHIEFVRPVTAPSKAIEEDEAAQPKADSPFSTFEVQRVDQSPGGYCLSWPGEVPAQLQAGELLGLQDATSQTWSVAVVRWVRQVRGSGPQMGVELIAPQAQPCGLRLLRKTDQGSEYLRALLLPEISVVSRPATLIVPRLPFQEGQKVQINQNGDEHRAMLCRRQAGTSSYNQFEYQLVGLTASPQETPITARGTQATSRGEDFDSLWNTL